TATACGATGGAACAGACCACCGATCAGCTCATTAATCCTTACAATCCGCTAACTCAAAACATTGTCATGACGTCAAACCCACATCCAGGCGATGACCGGACCACGTTCACCAATACCGATGTCACGACTTTAGTCGAACAATTACGACAAGTCGATGGCGCCAATATTTGGATTGTTGGTGGTGCGGGCGTCTTGATGCCTTTATTGACCGCCAATTTAGTTGATGATTTGTTCATCCAAATTGCACCCGTTTTACTAGGAACGGGAATTGCACTATTCACACCAACTAGCGACTATCACCAACGATTTGAGCTCGTTGCGACTAATCAATATGGTCAATTAGCAGAGGTGCATTATCGCCGCTTACCTTAAGACGCAAAAAAATTGCGACAAGAATTTTATAAATTCTTGTCGCAATTTTTTTTGACCCTATACTTTATCTAATTGAGCTTGGTGATGAATTGATTGTCGCAATAATAACGGTGCAATCAGTGTCGTTAAAATAATAGCCGTAATCACCGCTGAATAACGATCGGCCGACAATAATTTACCTTGGTAACCAATCTGGGCAATAATTAGCGCCATTT
This region of Lactobacillus sp. CBA3605 genomic DNA includes:
- a CDS encoding dihydrofolate reductase family protein, encoding MRKVQFYGAVSMDGYLATKDNRLDWLFKTTGAEDAPTAEFMQQVDTAIMGRHTYDYTMEQTTDQLINPYNPLTQNIVMTSNPHPGDDRTTFTNTDVTTLVEQLRQVDGANIWIVGGAGVLMPLLTANLVDDLFIQIAPVLLGTGIALFTPTSDYHQRFELVATNQYGQLAEVHYRRLP